In Helicobacter sp. 12S02232-10, the following proteins share a genomic window:
- a CDS encoding gamma-glutamyl-CDP-amidate hydrolase produces the protein MIGITQRLEENPSYYEIREALSCEWGEFFNDLDFLPLSYSVPFERYVEKINAVIFSGGNDLYALNPQTINKKRDAYETKIIKHCLKKKLPLLGICRGAQMIAHFFDSTLCQKNHHITPAHPIVLLEDNNEYDVNSYHNFAITKLGENLIPLALGKDGSIEAYQHNSLPIFGIMWHIEREKTQTFPSQMIWKNFLKEVKR, from the coding sequence ATGATAGGCATCACTCAAAGACTTGAAGAAAATCCAAGCTATTATGAAATTCGAGAAGCCTTGAGTTGCGAATGGGGAGAATTTTTCAACGATCTTGATTTTTTACCCTTAAGCTATAGCGTTCCTTTTGAGAGATATGTTGAAAAAATCAATGCCGTTATTTTCAGTGGCGGAAACGATTTATATGCATTAAATCCTCAAACCATTAATAAAAAACGAGATGCATATGAAACAAAAATCATTAAACATTGCCTGAAAAAAAAACTACCTTTATTGGGTATTTGTAGAGGTGCGCAAATGATTGCACATTTTTTTGATTCTACACTTTGTCAAAAAAATCATCACATCACCCCCGCCCACCCTATTGTCCTCCTAGAAGACAATAACGAATATGACGTCAATTCTTACCATAATTTTGCCATCACAAAACTAGGAGAAAATCTCATTCCCCTAGCACTTGGAAAAGATGGCAGTATTGAAGCGTATCAACACAATTCACTGCCAATTTTTGGCATAATGTGGCATATAGAACGGGAAAAAACGCAAACCTTTCCTTCCCAAATGATTTGGAAAAATTTTTTAAAAGAGGTCAAAAGATGA
- a CDS encoding PEP-utilizing enzyme gives MKKLSFKTKGENLAALSPIIKKAKILPLCLIQTETLDDNIEAIMTDISKLGETIIIRSSASNEDTLESSQAGAFLSIGNIPTSDKKSVLQALKAVKDSMGEGKNLILIQPMLKNPQMCGVAFSADKDNGAPYFCIDYDPSGNTNSVTAGIKSDLIHIVSHRSHKPKNHLIAKLKEAILELEEIFDNNYLDVEFAIVSEDIYILQVRPLIMKNKDIFFNSITDKALQKLSIKINSLKQKHPHILGNKTIFGIMPDWNPAEIIGLKPKRLAISLYKELVTDNIWAYQRDNYGYRNLRSHPLMYSFLGIPYIDVRLSFNSFIPKSLDDAIADKLVNYYLDSLSKKPHLHDKIEFEIVLSCYDLNLPKKLLKLKKYDFNQNELKRIEFSLLELTNNILDSRTGLYLKDLNRVNRLEERTQAVMQSSLCTIDKIYWLIEDCKRFGTLPFAGVARAAFIAMQILNSLVETGFFTTQEKDDFLLSLNTVSKELAFDVYKLSQKQIAKEKFIEKYGHLRAGTYNILSPSYKDAFEEYFSHNSLLPKPAQKTNFKLNFKKSKELDILLKQNGLYLNAEELFIFLKTVIEGRESVKFKFTKTLSIILDLISDLAKETSISKQDLAHLDIRSILSLQSSLYKTDIEEYFLNDIKRNKKEYETTAALKLPSIILNAQDVFYFENTKTEPNYITTKTIVAPTASENDKDLENKIVLIHSADPGYDFLFAKNIAGLITCYGGANSHMAIRCSEISLPAVIGVGEEKFSQYKKATKLRIDSLNRQVFIL, from the coding sequence CCTCTCAAGCAGGAGCATTTTTAAGCATTGGAAATATTCCTACTTCCGATAAAAAAAGTGTCCTACAGGCTTTAAAAGCAGTAAAAGACTCAATGGGAGAGGGCAAAAATCTTATTTTGATCCAGCCTATGCTCAAAAATCCTCAAATGTGCGGGGTTGCTTTTAGTGCAGATAAAGACAATGGAGCACCATATTTTTGTATAGATTATGATCCTAGTGGCAATACAAATAGTGTGACTGCAGGCATAAAATCAGATCTAATCCATATTGTCTCACATCGAAGCCATAAACCCAAAAATCATCTGATTGCCAAACTTAAAGAAGCCATCTTAGAATTGGAAGAAATTTTTGATAATAATTATTTGGATGTAGAATTTGCCATTGTTTCAGAAGATATCTACATTTTACAAGTCAGACCATTAATAATGAAAAACAAAGATATCTTTTTTAACTCTATTACTGATAAAGCCTTACAAAAACTTTCTATAAAGATCAATTCTCTCAAACAAAAACATCCTCATATTCTAGGAAATAAAACAATCTTTGGCATTATGCCAGACTGGAATCCAGCTGAAATCATCGGACTAAAGCCCAAAAGACTTGCTATTTCTCTCTATAAAGAACTGGTTACAGACAATATTTGGGCTTACCAAAGAGATAACTACGGATATAGAAATCTTCGCTCTCACCCATTAATGTATTCTTTTTTAGGCATTCCTTATATTGATGTACGACTTTCTTTTAATTCATTTATTCCTAAAAGCTTAGATGATGCCATTGCTGATAAGCTTGTAAATTACTATCTTGATTCATTATCAAAAAAACCACATTTGCACGACAAAATTGAATTTGAAATTGTTTTATCCTGTTATGATTTAAATCTACCCAAAAAGCTACTCAAACTTAAAAAATATGATTTCAATCAAAATGAACTCAAAAGAATAGAATTTTCTCTTTTAGAACTCACAAACAATATTCTTGATAGCAGAACCGGTCTTTATCTCAAGGATCTTAATCGGGTAAATCGCTTAGAGGAGCGCACTCAAGCCGTTATGCAATCTTCCTTATGCACGATTGATAAAATTTATTGGCTAATTGAAGATTGTAAGCGTTTTGGAACATTGCCTTTTGCAGGGGTTGCAAGAGCTGCATTTATAGCAATGCAAATTTTAAATTCATTGGTTGAAACAGGTTTTTTCACTACTCAAGAAAAAGATGATTTCTTACTTTCCTTAAATACAGTTAGCAAAGAACTCGCTTTTGATGTTTATAAACTCTCTCAAAAACAAATAGCAAAAGAAAAATTTATAGAAAAATACGGACATTTAAGGGCTGGAACTTACAATATTCTTTCTCCGTCATATAAAGATGCATTTGAGGAGTATTTTTCACATAATTCTTTACTGCCCAAACCCGCCCAAAAGACAAATTTCAAGTTAAACTTCAAAAAATCCAAAGAATTAGATATTTTACTCAAGCAAAATGGGCTTTATCTGAATGCAGAGGAACTTTTTATCTTCTTAAAAACAGTGATTGAAGGCAGAGAATCAGTAAAATTCAAATTTACAAAAACTCTTTCAATTATCTTAGATTTAATAAGCGATCTTGCAAAAGAAACAAGTATTTCCAAACAAGATTTAGCCCATCTAGATATTCGTTCTATTCTTTCGCTTCAATCAAGCCTTTATAAAACCGATATTGAAGAATATTTTTTAAACGATATCAAAAGAAATAAAAAAGAATATGAGACTACAGCTGCGCTAAAACTCCCCTCTATTATCTTAAATGCCCAAGACGTATTTTACTTTGAAAATACAAAAACAGAACCCAATTATATTACCACTAAAACTATTGTTGCACCCACTGCTAGCGAAAATGACAAAGATTTAGAAAACAAAATCGTACTTATCCATTCCGCCGATCCGGGATATGACTTTTTGTTTGCAAAAAATATCGCTGGCCTCATCACTTGTTATGGTGGTGCAAATTCCCATATGGCTATTAGATGTTCAGAAATTTCATTGCCCGCCGTTATTGGGGTAGGTGAAGAAAAATTCTCTCAATATAAAAAAGCAACAAAACTGCGTATTGATTCTCTCAATCGGCAGGTATTTATCCTATGA